Proteins co-encoded in one Nyctibius grandis isolate bNycGra1 chromosome 14, bNycGra1.pri, whole genome shotgun sequence genomic window:
- the VPS33A gene encoding vacuolar protein sorting-associated protein 33A has protein sequence MAAHLSSGRVNLTALREAGRRELREFLDKCAGSKAIVWDEYLTGPFGLIAQYSLLKEHEVEKMFTLKPGRLPQADVKNVIFFVRPRLELMDIITDNVLREDRGRSPQRDFHILFVPRRSLLCEQWLKEQGVLGSFIHREQYSLDLIPFDGDLLSMESESTFKECYLESDQTSLYHAAKGLMTLQALYGTIPQIFGKGECARHVANMMIRMKREFPGSQNSIFPVFDTLLLLDRNVDLLTPLATQLTYEGLIDEIYGIQNTYVKLPPEKFAPKKQGEGGKDLPTEPKKLQLNSAEELYAEIRDKNFNAVGSVLSKKAKIISAAFEERHHAKTVGEIKQFVSQLPHMQAARSSLANHTSIAELIKDITTSEDFFDNLTVEQEFMSGIDTDKVNNYIEDCIAQKHPLIKILRLVCLQSVCNSGLKQKVLDHYKREILQTYGYEHILTLNNLEKAGLLKPQTGGRNNYPTIRKTLRLWMDDVNEQNPNDISYVYSGYAPLSVRLAQLLARPGWRSIEEVLKMLPGPHFEERQQLPAGLQKKRQHGENRVTLVFFLGGVTYAEIAALRFLSQMEDGGTEYVIATTKLINGTSWIKSLMEKLEPAPF, from the exons ATGGCGGCGCACCTGAGCTCGGGGCGCGTGAACCTGACGGCGCTGCGCGAGGCGGGGCGCAGGGAGCTGCGCGAGTTCCTCGACAAGTGCGCGGGCTCCAAG GCGATCGTGTGGGACGAGTACCTGACCGGGCCCTTCGGGCTGATCGCGCAGTACTCGCTGCTGAAG GAGCATGAGGTGGAGAAGATGTTCACGCTGAAGCCGGGCCGCCTGCCCCAGGCCGACGTCAAGAACGTCATCTTCTTCGTGCGGCCGCGGCTGGAGCTGATGGACATCATTACCGACAACGTGCTCCG GGAAGACAGAGGCCGCTCTCCCCAGAGGGACTTCCACATCCTCTTCGTGCCGCGCCGCAGCCTGCTCTGCGAGCAGTGGCTGAAGGAGCAGGGCGTGCTGGGGTCCTTCATCCACCGAGAGCAGTACAGCCTGGACCTCATTCCCTTCGATGGAGACCTGCTCTCCATGGAGTCTGAGAGCACGTTCAAG GAATGTTACCTGGAGAGCGACCAGACGAGTCTGTACCATGCGGCAAAGGGGCTGATGACACTGCAGGCTCTCTACGGAACCATCCCGCAGATTTTTGGGAAGGGCGAGTGTGCCCGG CACGTGGCTAATATGATGATCAGGATGAAGCGCGAGTTCCCCGGGAGCCAGAACTCCATATTTCCCGTCTTTGATACCCTCTTGCTGCTGGACCGCAACGTTGACCTGCTGACGCCGTTGGCTACGCAGCTGACGTACGAAGGGCTGATAGATGAAATCTACGGCATTCAGAACA CTTATGTGAAACTCCCTCCTGAGAAGTTTGCCCCGAAGAAGCAGGGTGAGGGTGGGAAAGATCTCCCCACAGAGCCCAAGAAGCTCCAGCTGAACTCTGCTGAAGAGCTGTATGCTGAAATCCGAGACAAGAACTTCAATGCTGTGGGGTCAGTGCTGAGCAAGAAAGCCAAGATCATCTCAGCAGCCTTTGAG GAAAGACACCACGCAAAAACCGTCGGAGAGATCAAGCAGTTTGTCTCGCAGTTGCCACACATGCAGGCAGCAAGAAGTTCTCTAGCAAACCACACCTCCATTGCAGAACTCATCAAAGACATCACCA CATCTGAAGATTTCTTTGATAATTTGACAGTGGAACAAGAGTTCATGTCTGGAATAGACACAGACAAG gttaACAATTACATTGAAGACTGCATAGCTCAAAAACATCCATTAATCAAGATCTTACGTCTCGTTTGCTTGCAATCTGTATGCAATAGCGGACTGAAGCAGAAGGTTCTGGACCATTACAAAAGGGAGATTCTCCAG ACTTATGGCTACGAACATATATTGACCTTAAACAACTTAGAAAAGGCCGGACTCCTGAAACCTCAGACAGGTGGTAGGAATAACTACCCAACGATCAGGAAAACCCTGCGCTTGTGGATGGACGATGTTAATGAACAG AACCCCAACGATATCTCCTACGTGTACAGCGGCTACGCCCCGCTCAGCGTACGCCTGGCACAGCTGCTGGCTCGGCCAGGGTGGCGGAGCATAGAGGAGGTTTTGAAGATGCTGCCAGGTCCCCATTTTGAGGAGAGGCAGCAGTTACCCGCTGGCCTTCAGAAAAAGC GTCAACACGGTGAGAACAGAGTCACTCTGGTGTTCTTTCTGGGAGGTGTGACGTACGCAGAAATAGCTGCCCTGAGATTTCTGTCCCAAATGGAAGATGGAGGCACAGAGTACGTCATTGCCACTACAAAACTCATCAATGGAACAAGCTGGATCAAATCCTTGATGGAAAAACTGGAGCCTGCCCCTTTCTAG